caattgacaatcattatgctcaatcccaaagcttctactcaattggttagagtctcgtgctaataacgtgttatgaaacaataaaagaagaagaaaagtattgcaaagaaaagtagagagagagaattcttattgatttgggatcaattacaatggaatagaaccctctatttatagggaaaaagtgacttagccaccaagtaacaaaccctagaatctctttagaatatagacattcaccttaaatacaattttatttataacaatacctttttattttgtaaaaaataatGGAGTTGTAGCCATTTTATTTTTTACTGATTTGACtcgaaaataaaaatacataattaaaataaatagatattatatttaaagaaaataaataacagATCATACACAACTAGTACTCCATTATTTTTGCTAAAAGTTTCTATTTGGCTAAAATGATGGAGTTCCAATTAAACTTTTACATATTTAgcccaaaaaaaagaagaaatatgcACTTGAAACAAACATACATTATATCTAtagaagaaattaaaaagaataaaagtTAGAGTACATTATATAACAAGATGAAGCAAGAAAAAATACATAATTGTAATAAATAGGCGAAATGACTTCCTAGCCATTTAAACTTGTAAggcttttgaaagccgatacacAAACTTTGGACTTTCCCATTTGAATACTCAAACTCGTGAAACCCTTAACTAATAAACATATTTGACCATTGACCCTACGCGCGTGTATTACACATTTACAGACGTGTCTATCCAGTCAGCAAATGACCAATGAGATTGTTACACGTCAAGGGAAACAAACCCCATAGATGTGCTGGaataaatttattaatttctactttttcttctattttccttattttcttcTTCACCATAGCTGTGCAACTTTTACCTGATGGGGACGGAGCAAAACGATGACGCTGCCTGAATCGTCCAACATCTTTGCAAACTCCAAACCCTGTTCTCTGTTGCTACAAACTTCACTATAGATCTCAACAAATTTAGAGTACGAAATGGAGTTCATCGGCATATCTCTAAGTCTCAATCTCACTTTCTCCAACTGAGAaaacctcaatttttttttagcATCATTCACTGTAATTCTCCCCATCGTCCCCCCTAGAAAATTCGCCGTCTCCGTCGTTGGAGCCGGTGGAGCTAGGCCTTCAAATCTAATCCTTTCTCCAGTAACATTCATAGACCTCAATTTTTCTCTCAATTATCTCCCATAGGAATTGATAAAAATTCTGGCAGTTTAGCTGCATGGTTGATTTCTCTTTTTTGGAGGAACCGGCAGAATAAGGCGGAGTCAATAAACTCAGCcaccattttcttcttcttttttggttttGCTTATAGCttctgtttttttattttattttaaaatctttttaatGAATAATAACAATTACATGTGCCATTTGAATGTGACTTGTACGCACTATGTCCACGTAAGATAAGCTACCGCCACATAAGCATGGTCAATGGTCAAAGGTGTTTATTAGTTATAGGTTTCACGAGTTTGAGTGTTTAAATGGGAAAGATGAAAGTTTgtgtatcggctttcaaaagcccTACAAATTTAAGTGGTAATTTCGCCAATAAATTATTATATATGACTATATGCAATTAAAAGCTAAAAATAACCTACTTGTAAGCTGATAAAAAGGGAGTTTTTTTTGGGTATTCcgccttcctaaaatgacaaaaggactaaaaatggagaaaatGCAGAAAGAGCCATCGTCAAAGTCCAGCAGAGCAATGGAGGAAAAGGTAACAGCAGAAGCGATTTGGAACAAAGAAACAGTGCCAAAagtgatgaaaatagtgagtACCAGACTCCCCCAAAGAGAACTCATCAATCTTCTATTTGTTAGCCCTTGGATTCACCACACTCTTCATTCACATCCCTCTCTCTGGCTGGTTAGTTCAGTTCTTTATTTACATGTATATATTTAAtctctttattaaaaaaataccaaTTTCCTTATGTGGGATTGTATTGTTTTGGTGTTTTTTGCTTTTCTCTTACAGGTTCTTGATTTTCATGAGATGAGTAATGCTGGCAATCGCCTTGTTTCAGCTCTTTCGTTGGTttgtttcctttttcttcccttttcttcctttttcttttgtgggTTAGTTATCATGCTGGATAAGAACCGGAAATCACTTGGTCTTAGCACCTTCATCTTAAATGCTCACCACTAGGCTAGGTTTCATTGCCTTCTTTCTACCTTTTTTGTCAAGCAATAGGAACACTAGTAGGAACTAGATCCATCTGGTGCAGATACTAGTGAGGATAATACTGattaggtgatttcttcccattTGCCCAAACCTTGGCGGGCGAGTTACCTGGTTCTTGGGttggtgggaggtagcaggtaccCCGTGGAATAATTGAGGTGTGCGCAAACTGGTCTGGATACCACTTTCATCCCAAAAAAGTGATGTCTGAGTTGGACATAAAACCGTACATTGACAAAGGCGGCAGATGTTTGTCTTAGCCTCCATCTTAACTGATAACCAGGCCAGTCTTCATTGGTTTATGTGATATCTATTAAGTTAGTGACGAAAAGAAGCAATATATGAGAATGGGTTTCTTTAATTTAGGGAGACAGGTCTTTTATTTGTCTTATATTTTGTTTTTGCAGCCTAGATATCGCAATGTGAAGCATATCAACCTTGAGTTTGCACAGGATATTGAAGACAAGCAACTGGAAATTGTTAAAAGCAAGGTGGGATTTGCAAAGTCATATAAATTAGCATGTTTTcatagtttcttctttaatttccagTCAGTACAAATTCCGATGTGGAGGCTGCCTCATTTGATTAGCACCTTTGACCTTATTATTTACCACCATCTACTTGGAACCATTTTATAATCCTCAGAAAGTTAGAAGTAATCTTTTTCCTTGTTATCTTAACAGCTTAGATCTTATCATCTAATGGAAATAACTAAAAGTTTGCTTAATCCTTGTAATATGTGGTAATAAATAACTTTTAATGTATCCTGCATGGTACTCTTTTTGTCACAGAAAATATGATGTTTCCGTGGTGTCATAAATCTGCAGTGTGGGAATTCCCTTTTAAATCTGGAGATTCTAAATCTAAATGGCTGTCAAAGGATCTCTGACAAGGGAATCGAAGTAGTGACAAGTATTTGTCCTAGACTGAAGGTCTTTTCCATTTATTGGAATGTAAGGTATCTCAATCTTCATCTAATGCTCTTTCCTAATTTATTATATAGCTGATGCATGACCAAAGAGATTTAATTTGTCACCTGCAATTTTTGGATAAGCTTTTAGGGTAACAGATGTTGGCATTACTCATCTGGTCAAGAACTGCAGATCAGTGGTGGATTTGAACTTAAGTGGCTGCAAGGTGCATGTATTTCTAATTTGTTATACATATGTTTCAGTATTATTTTATGAGCATGTCTTGCATCAACCTCCAGAAGCACCTGTTCCTAGGTGTGAGACCATGGTGATATAATTGTTAACAGAAGGACGAGATACACCTAAAATCAAAACGAAGGAAGTTGCTTTGAAAGACCTACAATTTCTTCGAATTCATGCAGACTTAACAAAAAATAGGGAACAACAGAAGAAAAGGATCCATACAAGCGATACCAATTAGTTGGGCTTAAGGCTTAGTCATGTTAGTATGCTCACTTTAGGTCCAATGTTGGCTAGCAGTCTTTTTAATCTTGTTAGATATTTGTGTGCTAGAGAAAATGCAGAGAACATCTAGTGTTAGAGAACCTAAATATTTGATATTTGATAAAGACCGGCCTAAATGGAGCGACATGGATATGATGATTCATATAGTCAATCCCAACTAGGTGGGCTTGAAACATAGTTATTATTGTTGTATAAATCGACTTTAGTGTTCTTGTAAATTATTGTTCTTGTCTAAAATGCTTAAGACTTCATTTTTTTTTGGGTAAAGTAAATATCTCTATTGATGTTGGGAGAAAAAAGACCCCATATATAAGCAGTATACCAAAAAAGTAAAGAACCTAAACTGAAATATGGTTCTCTAATAAAAGCCACCCAATCATCTATACAAGTAGGGACCTGGTGGCTTCACCAAAACAAACTGAAAACACGGGGTTATTACTCAAGTACACAGTGTCATTCTCGACCTGGTGGGCTGCCAGAGTTTGGGTTTTGGACAGCGATTCTGGCAAAAGGTTCTGGTATTTTCCATGGTACAATCTGTGGTTAAAACTAAGTAGTGAAGTGAGTTCTAGGGGGTGAAAGAAAGGAGAGGGAGAGAACATTTACTGGCCCAAAACGGCGATCATTTTTCTGGCCGGCCGTGACTAAATCCGAGATTCCCCCGTTTCTTCTAAAAAACGGAGAAGAAAAGATAGCTGCTTCTTCTTCGTTGGGACCCCTCCCCTGCTTTTTCTTTTTCGTTCAGATCCctccctctttttcttttcagaTCCCATACCCCTAACCTGCCTCCggcttctttttcattttcacgGCGACTTCTTCTAATAGTGGAAGTTTTTTGCCATGGTAGCAATTAGCCATGGGCTTATATATGATTTGGTTTTCAAGTTCTTTCATTATTTATTCTTGGATGTTTATCAATTAGGATTAAATAGGAATGGGAGTTGGTAAATGATCTAAGAAAAGTGAGGAAGAAGGAGGGTGAAAAGGACAAAAAAGCAAGAGAAAAGTGTAATTTTATGTCATTTACACGCTTAAATGTATGTGGAAAACACTGTTTTCTATGTCAGCCTGAGGTGTTTACGAGAGTGTCTAAATGGTCCCTAGCTAAGTTGGAGTGCCTGACAATTCTTGCCAAGTTTAAGGGGCTATCTAATGATAATAGCATTTGATGCGAGCTCCATGCATCTAAGGCTTGACACTTGTGCAACATAGGAtacactcaaaaactctctgTCTCCCTAAACCAACCTGATGCCATTATGTACTACATTCACTAGAACTTTATCATGTCCCTATTTACCTTATTGTAAAGTTCAATAGGAGCCTAGATAAAATAAGTTAGTTTTAATTTGCTCTTCAGTTATACAAGACAAATATGCTGAGGTGTTTGTGAAGTTCACTTCAAAACATTTCAACTTCTTCCTTTGCCTTTTTCTTTAGTGGTAAGTATAATGATCCAATTCTTATTTTGCTTGGCTGCTGTGTCAGTCTGTGAGTTCTACCccctacattcattctctttgcCCTGAGCTGCAGGTGCTTTTCAACAGTTTAAGTTTGCAATATGCAAACAAGCTGCACTTGTTTCTCGTTATGCAAATCCTCTGACTTCCATTCAATCTATACTCTTTTGTGCTGAAGATCGTCTCACTTTGTTGATATGCTATGCAGAATATTACAGATAAAAGTTTGCATCTTGTTGCTGACAATTATCAAGAAATGGAGTCCTTGAACATCACTAGGTTGGAGATTTTCTCTCAATTTGCAAAAGATTGTtctgagagagaaagaaaaagaaaaaaaatgttaagGAAGAGTTGTTTTCAAATGTTATAGCATCTCTGGGATAGAAGTGTGCTCTTTCTTGGCTTTAGGCATTCGTCTGTTTTATGGTGATGGTCTGATATCGATAAACCTCCCTTTCTCTAAAAGGATACTTATAATTGAGTATCGTTAGAGTATTGCTAATTGTTTGGTCTTTATAACCTTTTTGAGAGGGAATAGATACAATTACGTCTTCTTGATTGTACTGATTTTGTTAGATGTGATTAGGTGCATCAAGCTGACAGATTCTGGTTTGCAACGGATTTTGCTGAAGTGCTCTTCTCTTCAGAGTTTGAACCTTTATGCCCTTTCCACGTAACCACTTATTTCATTTTGATATACCtgtcaaaaaaatattttccgtttTATTGTATGTCATGTGTGTATGCACCTTTCTATCTCTCAAAGATATACTGCAAATTTGCATGTGTTGTTTGATATCCTAATAAGACAAGCTGCTTCCTTTCTTACTTGCAGTTTAACAGATGAAGCTTATAAGAAGATATCTCTTTTGCCTCATCTTACATTCCTGGATCTCTGTGGTGCTCAGGTATAATCTTCAGCATTCTCGCGAACTGTTTTTTTTTCCGTGCATTATGCTATTGCTTGGTGCAATGATGAAATTGTTTATGTGACATTGTATTAACTCAAGTTGTCCTTCAGAATCTAACAGATGATGGGCTTTCTTGTATAGCCATGTGCAAAAACCTGGTGTCTCTCAATTTGACATGGTATGTAACACAgttatattttaattttcatcTGGAGCAGAAGGAGATATAGTAGTATGTTCTTGGACTGATATCTATTGGCATTGACAGGTGCGTACGAGTCACTGATGTTGGGGTCATAGCAATAGCTCAAGGCTGCAGCTCTCTTGAATTCCTAAGGTAAATCTGGACCTAAAATTATCATTAAAAATAGGAGACGGAGATGGCCTATGATATGTTACTTCACCACCTCCACAAAATTGACAAATATTCAATTTTATGAACTAATTGAGATAGGGATGTCCTGCTTTTGGATGTTTGAACGTTTGCCTAGTCATTGGACCTCCAGCTTAACCAATAATAAAACATAAAGTATAGTTGCTATTGACTGCAGATTTGTTTGAAAATTAATTAATGAACTGGTGTCCCATTTCGGTAACGGACTAAGTTCATGACCTTCCAGCTATATGATTGTgctatatttatttaatttcttttttttgctGCTCCTGCAGTTTATTTGGGATACTTGGGGTATCTGACAAGTGCTTGGAGGTACTTTCTAGCTTTTGTTCCGATACACTTACAACCCTTGATGTAAATGGCTGCACCAATATAAAGGTACAGAATATCTTTAGAATCTCCAGCCATGCTACCACCTTTGTTTCCTAGAACATTGGCTCATAAAATCGCATGTGATAAAGTTGGAAAACAACTGGATTGTGCTATTACCAATTAAGCCTTTCATCTTTCGATATGGTTTGCACAGTAGGTTTTCTAAGTTTATCACTTGGTCGGCTGGAGACCTTTCACATTTTTCTCGTATCGCCCCATGATTCATATGATTGTTCTTACTATGCTGGTACATCACTTTGTAGAATCGCAGCCGTGATCAACTGCTTAAGTTATTCCCCAACCTGACGTGCTTCAAAGTGCATAGCTAAGTTGTCATTTTGTCGATGATTTCATCTGCTCTTCTCTAGTGACTATCTCAGCTAGCTCAGAGTTAGTGAAAGAAACTGATGCCAAATGCCAAATTGCTAAAGGATACAATGAGCCGTTGATTTATTACCAACAGGAGAAAAGGAACGAAGAGGGAAGTTTACCTGCTTATACGAAAGATAAAACAGGGTAACTTGGCATGCTTTGGGTGCCACTTAGTGTATCATCTTTTCATGGTGGAGAATTTTTTAATTCCTTCATACGCTCACTCAATATGGTTAGCTCTTATATGATCCAGGCTGATGCATTTTCTATAAATGTATGTTCGCAGCATGAATTTATGGCTTTTTTGAATTCCTAAACTTTAAGCGCTTCGTGTAGCTACGCATGTTTTATGGAGAATCATGTAATCTTGAATTGGTCCAATGTGTATCATACTCTAAGCTTCTTTTATTTATCAGAATTTGTGATAAATCCTCCTTTCAAATGTAAGGAAAGGGGTATCATGATGAAGTCCTCTTACTTAAGAGTGGCTGTTCTAATATTTCCTTAGAGTGAGTCTGTGACAAACAAAGTGATGAGAAAAGATGATAAGCTTGAACGTGATTGACATACTATTGTGCAGGATAAAGGATCAAAGCTGGCATATAAAAGTGTATCTTTTGCTAAATCACACTAACAATTATTAGGAGGCAAAGTGCAGCACCACCATCTCTCCTTACAACATGTCATTTCCTTTTGCTAATACTTGAACTTGACTGAGTATCTGCGATGACCAAATCATCAACAACATAAATATGAACGGTTGGAGTTTCAAGATTGTTTTACTAAACATTAGGAAAGGTTGACGACATCAAAAAGCAAGTCAAGCAAGTCACTGAGTGAAGACTGAAGTGATTGGTAATAATACTTAGTTTCACTGTGAGTAACAACTCAAGGTTTTTACACTTGAAGATACTGAGATATTGACAATTGCATATTTATTTGCATTGCACGTAGTGTTCAACTTGTGTATTACAAAATTACTTTCTTGCACTTCTACCTCTTAGCACTGTtcctttcttttccttattttgagTGAATCCGCTTTTCTCTACTTGGAAAATGGATTTAGGAGGCAATCAAAATTAACCCTCCAACTACATGCATTGCAGTCAGAGATTAAATACATATATCACCTTTGATTAACTGTCTGAAATAATGTCCCTTATCACATTTTTGTTTCAACCTAATTATTCTAAAGAGAATGACTCATATTATATTCTCCGGCAACTATGATTTACCTTACCATCATGGTTATACCAATTTTCTAATCTTGTGTCTATAAAAGCTATATTGTAAAGAAAGATTATATACTAGCAGACTTCCCCTAATAGTATGTTTGGTTCAAAAAGTTTTTGCAACTCTCTCTTGAAAATCCTTTTCCCTGTCCTATTTCCTTTTCCACAAAATTAAGATATTCTGTGATTTCAAAATTTGAGATTGTTAATTTATAGTGCCTATACACAAGATGGGTTGAATTTCCCGATTTTCGCTAAACTGAATGTAAAGTGTTGAATTTAAAGAACACAAGCAATTTTATATGGAAAACCTCATTGTTCATGGGCGTAGAAATCACGATCTATTTTTCTCAAAACTGCACTAAGAACAATAGATGTTTTAGGTTACAACTCAATAATCAAAGAGACTATAAACTCTAGCATCTTAACCCATACAATTAATCCAATTATAGCTAACTCTACCcttgaatttcaaaataaattcaCAAAATTTGATAACCTACAAATACACTTTTCAAAAGCAGAACAAGTTACAACTAAAGAACAATGAATCAAGACTCAATAACTAAAGAACTAGACAACTTCATTTTCAAACTAGGTTCTTCACTTGTGCGGCTTGAATTCTTGAGAGCACCTTCTTGCTATAATTGGTATTTGTTAAGAGCAATTTGCTGTGTTTTTGCAAAATAGCATTGGAGGCAATAAAAACATTGTGATGCTTTATATAGGCACGAAGTTGGGCCaaaattttcttcttttgtttcaaAATCTAGAATAAATCGTTTAAGGAAAAAAATTCCAATAGGACTTGATTTCCTTAAATATCTCTAAATTTACACACCTTTACTTCCATGAAAGTATTCCTATATGAATCCTTGTAGAAGACGAATTCTTCTAGCTTGTATAATACTTATAGCCCACGAAATAAATCTCCGAAGAATTCTACTTGAATTAGGAATCAGTCTGCAGCTCCGAATCAACGTTCATCAACGGACTAGTTCTTGACATCTGCTTGACAAGTCATCAACCCTATTTATTAGCACATTAAATATCTTCAAGGGACATGGTTCGTCGATCATGGTTCGTTAATCATCAAAATCAATTTAAAACTCAACTCAATAAATTCTCGCTTTTTGATGATGGCTAACGTATGTGCAACTCAACATAAGAATCAGATTAAACTATCAATATGTTCTTGCAAAAACCCTTTAAACACAGTCAACTTTACAATTATCAAAATAGATGAGTAGGGACTAGGTCCGTTGATCAGCATTGTGTGCACAATCTTACCTTCTCCTTTTGGAATTATCAAAAAATAAAGCATTAATGATAAGAGTCAAAAGTGGCGGATTAAGCAATGAGTCAAAAGTGTCGGATTAAGCAATATCAAACTCATGATTACTGGGGCTACACTGACATGCACATAATCAGGAGCTCAAATATTTAATCTAAGCTTGTTTGCCATCTTAAGAGATTCATCAaataaaaaatatgaaaattcaTTTATATACCATATTATGCCTCTTAggaaaaaatcaacaaaagttTACAATAACCTGATTAAAATTTCACAAAAAGAAAGATTAAACCatcaaattacaaaaaaatagtagtTCATAATTGGACTTAAGGTACTACATTCCTCTAGGCAAACACCAAAGAGAGCAAAAACCCATATGGCAAAGCGTGATCCCCCTTTGAAGTATCGACCACCCTCATATGCTTGATTCTTGTCGAAGGCAGACAGAGGCGGCTCAATCTATATGATGGCCGAAAGCCAAACAAAGAGGCCTAAGATATATTCaataaatttttttatataatGTGAGGAAGAACAAAAAAGATAATTATGCAACTCAAATTATTCAATACCCATGTTATTTGCCAGAATAGATAGATGAGTATgaggaaagaaaaaagagaatttGATTTTATGAAGGACAAGAATTGAATTAGCGGAAgattgaagaaagaaaaaaaatactgcatttttttttctttttaatcacTAGTTGGCTTGACTGCCTCCCAATTAAAATATGAGAACCTAAAAGCATGTGATTTGTGTGAAGAAAAATAAACGAACTGGAATAGTTTTAAGTATAGGATATATGTGACTGAATAATTACTGCATTTACTAATGATAACAAATTAGTCatacatatttttttaaatttttttatatagTAATACTAATTTTGAGGCCTTAAATTAATGGAGGCCTTAAATTAATGGGGGCCTAAAGCAAGTGTAGGCTTGAGCCGGCACTGAAGGCAGATTCAGCAACTTATTCTGATCAAGCACTTCTATCACATCTAAATCCATGTAAGTAGCCTCATGCATCCTGTCAAATCTTGGTAGCACATATTTGTTCACATACAAATTAAAATAACATTTTGTGAATTGCCCTTATCTCACCTTAAAACACTTTCTAGGCTTCTTTATCTCTGTTCCTTGTGGATACTTGATAGTCAAGTACTTGTCATCTTCTTGTTCTTCAAGTATTAGACACTCTCATTGACATAAGTGTCAAGACCTTCACCAGAACACTCAGAATCTCACCCAAAGTTTAAGTATTAAACACCAGATTCACTCCCTTTATAGTGGTGCTCAtagttgtcacgatccaaaatccatcAAGTCGTGATGATACCTAGCTCAACCTGCTAGTTAAGCCAAACAACCGTCAACTTAACTCAAATGTGACAATACGAATCAATAAATGGAATAACTGAGTTTTTATACAATAACCCGaggattggtagtacaagtcatgagtctctaagacttagatttacaaagctggtatgaaaatAATTATACATCTATCGGGAATatacataaatagaataaatcTCTAAAACAATCAAGTACAAATGGTAGCTATATCCGGGAAGCAGGTACATCTTTAATACCATCTCCCGCCATACACAACAGCATCAACTCCAAGATCTAGTTGAAAGCAGTGGCAAGCTCGAAAGATGGTCAGAGTCCAACACAATAGCAAAAAAAAATCGTAATAATATAATGAAGACAGTAAAAATAAATAACTTAAGAGATATTATGCTCCGCTTGTTCACAGTTACAGAAAAATAGAtatgcttttcaagtataacagtcACAGTACAAATCTTAccactaaaaattattttttacatGAGTTTATCAAAAGAACTATATTTTTTCCAATTTCCAACACCAAATAAGGCTTTTCGTTTACCAATTACCAGGAGAAAAACActatctctatgcctacatgttaATTATACATGTCAGGCCATTAAATTTCATATTACCATCTAGCATAAGGAAATATatatctctatgcctatatgtcaaaTATACATTTCAACTCAATATCATCATAGTGAAACCATCAAGAATAATAACACTTAGGATGCTCACAGTGCCTGACACAAGGCCCCTCATCATCACACATAACTACATTCAGCATTGTACCGGTGCCTGGCATAAATGCCCCTCACCAAAGCACGTGTATATATCACTATGCATGCGTTCACTACTTGCATGTCAGGCTTCGGAGGGGAGGATCCTGGACCAAGCACTAATCAATATCACATAGCCCAATCGTGGGGCCTGGTGCACGCGTAGCCTCAAAATCAATACTACTTCCCAGTATGGGTACCAACATACACGTCACCTTAATATTAATATagttgttgtggcgtgcaacctgatccaacatAACTCACCACACGGCTATATGACCCACATCAGTCATCAATCCGCTCAAGTCTCCATATACCAACATCTTATAGAAACATAATCCAATTATATAACATGGAATATCACAATGTACCTCAAATACAGCTCAATCTTGCGTCACGTACAAGGACACCAATAACATGTGAGACAACATATCAAAAGTTCACAAAGACTGATATATAACATGTAGATGTAATTATCATGGCTATACAATATGACTACGGCTAAGCCAAATAGCTCAACAGGGCGAAAATAGCCGTATCATGTCTCAAACAATTAAGCAGGTGtcctagacatgatttctagcatgaataATATCTCATGTAGTCATATAAATGGAGAAAACATGATATCAAAGAAGCATGATAGCAAAATAAGGTACATAATAACCTAAGACTATCTAGATCATGAATACCTCGGTGCACGCACATACTCCCGTAATCTAGCACGGGAGTCACCCCCAATCCATATCAAACATCATATTTCTCAGGGATAATTACCCTCAAATCCAAGTTTAGATATATCACTTACCTTGAACAAGCCAAACCAATATCGAGAAAGCTCAAACATTACTCTAAAACTGTCATCCCGCGCGAAATCAACCTCTGAATGGCTCGAAACAAGCTAAAAGaaactcaaaaatatcaaataGTGCCAATGAAAATAAAGTCAAATGATAAAAGTCGAAtttttaatcaaatactcaaagtcaaccaaaacgTTAACCCTGAGCTCGCACCCTGAAACTCGATAAAACTCACAAA
This sequence is a window from Nicotiana sylvestris chromosome 3, ASM39365v2, whole genome shotgun sequence. Protein-coding genes within it:
- the LOC104216725 gene encoding F-box protein At3g58530 isoform X2 — protein: MTKGLKMEKMQKEPSSKSSRAMEEKVTAEAIWNKETVPKVMKIVSTRLPQRELINLLFVSPWIHHTLHSHPSLWLVLDFHEMSNAGNRLVSALSLPRYRNVKHINLEFAQDIEDKQLEIVKSKCGNSLLNLEILNLNGCQRISDKGIEVVTSICPRLKVFSIYWNVRVTDVGITHLVKNCRSVVDLNLSGCKNITDKSLHLVADNYQEMESLNITRCIKLTDSGLQRILLKCSSLQSLNLYALSTLTDEAYKKISLLPHLTFLDLCGAQNLTDDGLSCIAMCKNLVSLNLTWCVRVTDVGVIAIAQGCSSLEFLSLFGILGVSDKCLENRSRDQLLKLFPNLTCFKVHS
- the LOC104216725 gene encoding F-box protein At3g58530 isoform X1, with translation MTKGLKMEKMQKEPSSKSSRAMEEKVTAEAIWNKETVPKVMKIVSTRLPQRELINLLFVSPWIHHTLHSHPSLWLVLDFHEMSNAGNRLVSALSLPRYRNVKHINLEFAQDIEDKQLEIVKSKCGNSLLNLEILNLNGCQRISDKGIEVVTSICPRLKVFSIYWNVRVTDVGITHLVKNCRSVVDLNLSGCKNITDKSLHLVADNYQEMESLNITRCIKLTDSGLQRILLKCSSLQSLNLYALSTLTDEAYKKISLLPHLTFLDLCGAQNLTDDGLSCIAMCKNLVSLNLTWCVRVTDVGVIAIAQGCSSLEFLSLFGILGVSDKCLEVLSSFCSDTLTTLDVNGCTNIKNRSRDQLLKLFPNLTCFKVHS